Proteins encoded in a region of the Chryseobacterium piperi genome:
- a CDS encoding DUF2461 domain-containing protein, with translation MSATISTKTFDFLKKLSKNNNRDWFNENKNLYTESQENVIEFLEDLIEEMADFDNDIAKIDAKKALFRIYRDTRFSKDKIPYKTNFGASLGIGKGSQKGGYYLHMEPGKSFLAGGIYMPESSTLKEVRKEISLYGDEFIKILNNKEFKKHFPELVQNDKLKKIPQGFEKEDPMGEYLKLKSFIVMYQMKDEAVLDKNAIKEFTKIFKLMKPLNDFLNTPFQ, from the coding sequence ATGTCGGCTACCATCTCTACAAAAACATTTGATTTTCTAAAGAAATTATCCAAAAATAACAACCGCGACTGGTTTAACGAAAATAAAAATCTTTATACAGAATCACAGGAAAATGTTATTGAGTTTCTGGAAGATTTAATTGAAGAAATGGCAGATTTCGATAATGACATTGCCAAAATCGATGCTAAAAAAGCCCTATTTCGCATTTATAGAGATACCCGGTTTTCAAAAGATAAAATTCCTTACAAAACTAATTTCGGAGCTTCCCTGGGAATAGGCAAAGGAAGCCAGAAGGGAGGTTATTATCTTCATATGGAGCCTGGAAAATCATTTTTAGCCGGCGGAATCTATATGCCTGAATCTTCCACTTTAAAAGAAGTACGTAAAGAAATTTCATTATACGGAGATGAGTTCATTAAAATCTTGAACAATAAAGAATTTAAAAAACACTTTCCAGAATTGGTACAAAATGATAAATTGAAAAAAATCCCGCAGGGCTTTGAGAAAGAGGACCCAATGGGAGAATATTTAAAGTTGAAAAGCTTTATTGTCATGTACCAGATGAAGGATGAAGCTGTACTTGACAAAAATGCAATAAAAGAATTTACAAAGATTTTCAAACTCATGAAACCATTGAATGACTTTTTGAATACTCCTTTTCAATAA
- a CDS encoding lipopolysaccharide biosynthesis protein — translation MSVVARQGFKYSIIGYIGFLLGTISAIFIFPNDFEFYGKLRYILPTAEMLVPFVVLGISYSNVKFFHRVEKDGKKQNMLSLSLLTILINFAIFSIVFFILPFVYPKFTKLEAWKTKEIILPLVLILSFCTVFNKYTSNYKRIVVSNIFDNLFPKIANLGAFCLFFYFALSQKIAFAFFFGMFSLMLFGYIYYTNKLEKIQFDFSTEYFKKNNFWKEFANYSFFGFLGTFGNYLAINSFMIGEFMGMEENGIYAVLYALISLISIPQLGLFNISAPIISKTLAEGDMEELDRFHKKTSLSLYFLGAVLFSCIMVGFPFLTQFMPKNGTMLREYEPVVWIWGSAVLIDLATGFNGNIISLSKYYRFNILVMLLLAGLTIGLNYYFIKNTDLKLIGIALSTAISLTTYNVIKIVFNYLMFKVSPLTIEMIFVSIICTLAITVAIVLPTFNNNFINLLYKPAVVLILIYIGNYFTKIFPVEDYLNMKFIKSIFKFK, via the coding sequence ATGAGTGTAGTAGCAAGACAAGGATTCAAATATTCCATTATCGGTTATATTGGCTTCTTGTTGGGTACCATTTCGGCTATCTTTATCTTTCCGAATGATTTTGAATTTTACGGAAAGCTACGCTACATTCTGCCCACGGCAGAAATGCTTGTTCCTTTCGTGGTTTTGGGAATTTCATACTCCAATGTTAAATTCTTTCACAGGGTAGAAAAAGACGGAAAAAAACAGAATATGCTTTCGCTTTCTCTGTTAACTATTCTGATCAATTTTGCGATATTCAGCATTGTTTTCTTTATTTTACCTTTTGTATATCCAAAATTCACTAAGCTGGAGGCATGGAAAACAAAAGAAATCATTCTCCCTCTTGTTTTAATCTTATCATTCTGTACGGTTTTCAATAAATACACCTCCAACTATAAAAGAATTGTCGTATCCAATATATTTGACAATCTATTCCCTAAAATAGCTAATCTCGGAGCTTTCTGTCTGTTTTTCTATTTTGCTTTATCCCAAAAAATTGCATTTGCTTTTTTCTTCGGAATGTTTTCTTTAATGCTTTTCGGATATATTTACTACACTAATAAGCTGGAAAAAATACAGTTCGACTTCAGTACAGAATACTTTAAGAAAAATAATTTCTGGAAAGAATTTGCCAACTATAGCTTCTTCGGCTTCCTGGGAACGTTTGGCAATTATTTGGCGATTAACAGCTTTATGATCGGCGAATTTATGGGGATGGAGGAAAACGGGATTTACGCTGTTCTTTATGCGCTTATTTCACTTATTTCTATACCTCAGCTAGGACTATTCAATATTTCAGCACCCATCATCAGCAAGACACTTGCAGAAGGTGATATGGAAGAGCTTGACAGATTCCACAAGAAGACTTCATTGTCGCTATATTTTTTAGGAGCCGTTTTATTCTCATGTATTATGGTTGGGTTTCCATTTTTAACCCAATTTATGCCTAAAAACGGAACAATGCTAAGAGAATACGAACCTGTAGTCTGGATCTGGGGATCTGCGGTCCTTATTGACCTGGCCACAGGATTCAATGGAAACATTATTTCTCTTTCGAAATATTACAGGTTCAATATCCTGGTAATGCTTTTACTGGCTGGACTAACTATCGGCCTGAATTACTATTTTATTAAGAATACTGATCTGAAACTGATCGGGATTGCATTATCGACCGCTATTTCATTAACAACTTACAATGTTATAAAAATTGTCTTCAATTACCTGATGTTTAAAGTATCACCCTTGACTATAGAAATGATTTTCGTTTCTATTATCTGTACTTTAGCCATCACTGTAGCTATTGTATTGCCAACTTTCAATAATAATTTCATTAATCTACTTTACAAACCGGCTGTCGTCCTGATATTAATTTATATTGGAAATTATTTCACCAAGATATTCCCGGTAGAAGACTACCTGAATATGAAATTCATTAAAAGTATTTTTAAATTTAAATAG
- a CDS encoding glycosyltransferase, producing the protein MKFLIVIPAHNEENNLPFTLDSLQQQSYKDFKVVVANDGSVDGTADVIKRYTDLDSRFETIALQKSAHQPGSKVVNAFKKGLQTQKLDDFDIICKFDADIILSPNYLETIQTAFSENPEYGLVGGLLYVEKDGVWVYEGNSNKKHVRGPMKAYRKACFLEMGGLRETLGWDNIDSILLQNLGWEEIVLPELKVKLIKVKGADYTVKESDYYGRYFYFLGLNRFLAYIASCKEAMKSKSITFFFRIIKTYENCRSEKLELKLTKEEQKVINNQRWKTLKNKWLKI; encoded by the coding sequence GTGAAATTTTTAATTGTAATACCGGCTCATAACGAAGAAAATAACCTTCCGTTTACTTTAGATTCTTTACAGCAGCAAAGTTATAAGGATTTTAAAGTAGTGGTAGCCAATGATGGCTCTGTAGATGGGACAGCTGATGTGATCAAAAGATATACTGATCTGGATTCCAGATTTGAGACCATAGCTCTTCAAAAATCTGCTCATCAACCGGGCTCTAAAGTGGTTAATGCTTTTAAAAAAGGATTGCAGACTCAGAAACTGGATGATTTTGATATTATCTGTAAATTTGATGCTGATATTATATTATCCCCTAATTACCTTGAAACAATACAAACTGCTTTTAGCGAAAACCCGGAATATGGTTTAGTAGGAGGTTTGTTGTATGTGGAAAAAGATGGGGTTTGGGTGTACGAAGGTAACTCAAATAAGAAACACGTCAGAGGTCCGATGAAGGCTTACAGAAAAGCATGTTTTCTGGAGATGGGAGGACTTCGGGAAACATTGGGCTGGGATAATATTGATTCCATACTGCTTCAGAATTTAGGCTGGGAAGAAATTGTTTTACCGGAACTTAAAGTAAAATTAATTAAAGTAAAAGGAGCTGATTACACAGTAAAAGAATCAGACTATTATGGTAGATATTTTTATTTTTTAGGATTAAACAGGTTTCTCGCATATATAGCATCATGTAAAGAAGCCATGAAAAGCAAATCCATTACGTTTTTCTTCCGGATTATTAAAACATACGAAAACTGCAGATCTGAAAAATTAGAACTCAAACTGACCAAAGAAGAACAGAAAGTAATTAATAATCAGCGTTGGAAAACACTAAAAAATAAATGGCTGAAAATATAA
- a CDS encoding GIY-YIG nuclease family protein, with amino-acid sequence MNKYYIGHSCEELQERLRKHLSNHKGFTAKVKDWNIVYYEIFNSKSEAYKRERELKAWKSRSKIQKLINESQRIEHPDF; translated from the coding sequence TTGAACAAATATTATATTGGTCATTCTTGTGAAGAGCTACAGGAAAGATTAAGAAAGCATTTATCAAATCATAAAGGTTTTACAGCAAAGGTAAAAGATTGGAATATTGTCTATTATGAAATTTTTAATTCTAAGTCTGAAGCATACAAAAGAGAGCGAGAATTAAAAGCATGGAAAAGTAGATCTAAAATCCAAAAACTTATTAATGAATCACAAAGGATAGAGCATCCCGATTTTTAA
- a CDS encoding FkbM family methyltransferase: protein MSLYQRIAENLQYISPSFYKSRYFKSLNNLSKDNFSARNVEPELVWIKEYLPEHAVILDIGANVGTFLYQLERKLSHDHIYAFEPNKKLYARLKRLFPSMKVLSMALSDENTTAEFKVPVINGKMVASRGTLNTSYKEKGEEKSYTEKVTVVKLDDWAAQEQISALDFIKIDVEGNEMKTLLGGKKTITNFRPTLMVEMEQRHHEKPIWDEISEVESWGYEAQYLNRSHFKLEKLTEKILVKNTSDEKNKTEYINNIIFIPKTL from the coding sequence ATGTCTTTATACCAAAGAATTGCAGAAAACCTACAATACATAAGTCCGAGTTTTTATAAAAGTAGATATTTTAAAAGTTTAAATAACCTTTCAAAGGATAATTTTTCGGCGCGTAATGTAGAGCCGGAATTAGTCTGGATTAAAGAATATTTACCGGAACATGCTGTAATTCTTGATATTGGCGCTAACGTAGGAACTTTTTTATACCAGTTGGAAAGAAAGCTAAGTCATGATCATATTTACGCTTTCGAACCCAACAAAAAACTGTATGCTCGTTTAAAAAGACTGTTCCCATCTATGAAGGTCCTTTCTATGGCACTTTCTGATGAAAATACAACAGCGGAATTTAAAGTTCCTGTTATTAACGGAAAGATGGTAGCTTCAAGAGGCACCCTAAATACTTCTTATAAAGAAAAAGGGGAAGAAAAAAGCTATACAGAAAAAGTAACCGTTGTTAAACTGGATGACTGGGCGGCCCAAGAGCAGATTTCAGCCCTCGACTTTATTAAAATAGATGTCGAAGGAAATGAAATGAAAACGCTTTTAGGAGGCAAAAAAACGATTACAAATTTCCGGCCTACTCTTATGGTGGAAATGGAACAGAGACATCATGAGAAACCGATTTGGGATGAAATTTCAGAGGTTGAAAGCTGGGGATATGAAGCACAGTATTTAAACCGCTCCCACTTTAAGCTTGAAAAGTTGACTGAAAAGATTTTAGTCAAAAATACAAGTGACGAAAAAAACAAAACCGAATACATCAACAATATTATTTTTATACCAAAAACCCTTTAA
- a CDS encoding ABC transporter ATP-binding protein: MAEKILEIIDLKRDFKMGEETVHALKGVTFSVERGEFVTIMGSSGSGKSTLLNILGCLDKPTSGDYILDGVNIKNLSRDELAVLRNQKIGFVFQSYNLLPRTTAKENVELPLLYNSKVSTEERHNRAIKALAAVKLESRIDHLPNQMSGGQQQRVAIARALVNEPVMVLADEATGNLDTRTSYEIMALMQDLHQQGRTIVFVTHEPDIATFSSRTVTLRDGKVIKDVNNEHIKSAKEALEFLPVNDDYK, from the coding sequence ATGGCTGAAAAAATTCTGGAGATCATCGATCTGAAACGAGATTTTAAAATGGGCGAAGAAACCGTACACGCTTTAAAAGGAGTCACTTTTTCTGTAGAACGGGGTGAATTCGTAACCATTATGGGAAGCAGTGGATCAGGAAAGTCAACACTGCTCAATATTCTAGGATGTCTTGATAAACCCACCAGTGGTGATTATATCCTCGATGGTGTTAATATCAAAAATTTGAGCCGGGACGAACTCGCTGTATTAAGAAATCAGAAAATCGGATTTGTTTTTCAGTCTTATAACCTTTTACCGCGCACCACTGCTAAAGAAAATGTAGAATTACCTCTTCTCTATAATTCAAAGGTTTCTACAGAAGAACGTCATAACCGAGCTATTAAAGCACTTGCTGCCGTAAAACTGGAAAGCAGAATTGACCACCTTCCTAATCAGATGTCTGGAGGTCAGCAACAGAGGGTTGCTATTGCCAGAGCGCTTGTCAATGAACCGGTCATGGTCTTAGCCGACGAAGCAACAGGAAACCTCGATACACGGACTTCGTATGAAATTATGGCGCTAATGCAGGACTTACATCAACAAGGAAGAACTATCGTTTTTGTTACCCATGAACCAGACATCGCCACTTTCAGTAGCAGAACCGTGACCCTGAGGGATGGCAAAGTAATTAAAGATGTTAATAACGAACATATAAAATCTGCTAAAGAAGCTTTGGAATTTCTTCCGGTCAATGATGATTATAAATAA
- a CDS encoding alpha/beta hydrolase gives MKQLKSLFLLLFMMSSFVIVHAQNVHHKSTFVLVHGAWHGGWCWQDVENNLEKKDYKVYSPTLTGLGERKHLINEKVNIDTHIKDIVNLIEMEDLHDVYLVGHSYAGAVIAGVADRIPERLHKLIFLDAMLVENGQSPISMQPDPVRKVQMENIRKKENFEPLAVSLFGVTNAKQVQWVEARVTPQPFGTFAQTLRLKNVYGNGLPLVYIACTDPQLPIMKEMADKVKVDKSLNWKYLEIATGHDAMLTEPAKLSEMLKGLVDSN, from the coding sequence ATGAAACAATTAAAAAGCTTATTTCTGCTGCTTTTCATGATGAGCAGTTTCGTTATCGTTCATGCTCAAAACGTACATCACAAATCTACTTTCGTACTCGTTCATGGTGCTTGGCACGGCGGATGGTGCTGGCAAGATGTGGAAAATAATTTAGAAAAGAAAGATTATAAAGTCTACAGCCCAACCTTAACGGGATTAGGTGAAAGAAAGCATCTGATCAATGAAAAGGTGAATATCGATACCCATATTAAAGATATTGTAAATTTGATAGAAATGGAAGACTTGCACGATGTGTATTTGGTGGGACATAGCTATGCCGGAGCTGTGATAGCAGGTGTGGCAGATCGAATTCCTGAGCGTTTACATAAATTGATTTTCTTAGATGCGATGTTGGTAGAAAATGGTCAAAGTCCGATCTCGATGCAGCCTGATCCGGTGCGAAAAGTTCAAATGGAAAATATCCGCAAAAAAGAAAATTTTGAACCTCTTGCAGTGTCTTTATTTGGTGTAACCAATGCGAAACAAGTGCAATGGGTGGAAGCTCGAGTAACGCCGCAACCTTTTGGTACTTTCGCTCAAACATTACGATTGAAAAATGTTTATGGCAACGGTTTGCCATTGGTTTATATTGCTTGTACCGACCCACAATTGCCGATTATGAAAGAAATGGCTGATAAAGTGAAAGTGGATAAATCGCTAAATTGGAAATATTTAGAAATTGCTACAGGACACGATGCGATGCTCACTGAACCCGCTAAATTATCTGAAATGCTAAAAGGTCTGGTTGATAGTAACTAA
- a CDS encoding N-acetylmuramoyl-L-alanine amidase: MRKTLYIIGLSAFVFSCAPQKNIKKTVYKPKTPVTQPKTVVKTPVTERPKPQITNDHGVEFFTTNIADVTKNDNTASYGSIVSAKPAGYKVVKTFFPAVAQNFRQKYLILHYTALQDDKSITVLTQQAVSAHYLVNNTGDNEIYQLVDENKRAYHAGISSWRNDKNLNDTSIGIEIVNTGYTTDATGKRTFASFDNDQVRKVAALAKDIITRYQIQPTNVLAHADIAPTRKQDPGPMFPWKRLYDEYQIGMWYDEAAKQSIFELAQTDLMNRYSEPSFIYLVQTALQKFGYGIEASGKWDDATKKTIEAFQYHFRPQNYDGIMDAETWAILQALNQKYSAK; this comes from the coding sequence ATGCGTAAAACATTATATATCATCGGATTAAGCGCTTTTGTTTTTTCTTGTGCTCCTCAGAAGAATATTAAGAAAACAGTATATAAGCCGAAAACTCCCGTGACACAGCCAAAAACTGTAGTTAAAACTCCGGTTACAGAGAGGCCAAAACCACAAATTACAAATGATCATGGAGTAGAATTTTTTACAACCAATATTGCTGATGTTACGAAGAATGATAATACAGCCAGCTATGGTTCTATTGTCTCTGCAAAACCAGCAGGATATAAAGTGGTAAAAACCTTTTTTCCGGCGGTAGCACAAAACTTCAGACAGAAATATTTAATACTTCATTATACAGCATTACAGGATGATAAATCAATTACTGTTCTTACGCAGCAGGCGGTGAGTGCCCATTACCTTGTTAATAATACGGGAGATAATGAAATTTATCAATTGGTAGATGAAAATAAACGTGCCTATCATGCAGGAATAAGCTCTTGGAGAAACGATAAGAACCTAAACGATACTTCAATCGGGATTGAAATTGTAAATACAGGTTATACAACGGATGCTACAGGAAAAAGAACGTTCGCTTCTTTTGATAATGATCAGGTAAGAAAGGTAGCAGCTTTAGCTAAAGATATCATTACAAGGTATCAGATTCAGCCAACGAATGTTTTGGCTCATGCTGACATTGCTCCTACGAGAAAACAGGATCCGGGACCTATGTTTCCATGGAAAAGATTATATGACGAATATCAGATAGGAATGTGGTATGATGAAGCGGCAAAACAAAGTATCTTTGAACTGGCGCAAACGGATCTGATGAACAGGTATAGTGAACCATCATTTATCTATTTAGTTCAGACGGCACTCCAAAAATTTGGGTATGGAATAGAGGCTAGCGGAAAATGGGATGATGCAACGAAAAAAACTATTGAAGCTTTTCAGTATCATTTCCGTCCGCAAAATTATGATGGAATTATGGATGCGGAAACATGGGCCATATTGCAAGCTTTGAATCAGAAATACTCTGCAAAATAA
- a CDS encoding ABC transporter permease, whose amino-acid sequence MNVSNLFRIAWRALLRNKLRAFLTMLGIIIGVASVIAMTAIGEGSKKSISDQLSSMGSNMITIRPSSNINVSGGARIGASGLQTLKPQDAEAISKGAPDVSYVSPAVQTNGQSINGPNNWPTQLQGVNVDYFSIRDWAVTDGSLFTTKDVTSSNKVCLLGQTVITNLFPNGEEPVGSIIRFNKVPMKVIGVLAPKGSNAFGQDQDDVIIAPFNTVQRRFLGITYVQTIYASSTNENTSQKATDEVSEILRKQHKLSADGNNDDFSVRTQAELISTMSSTSQLLTVLLSAIAGISLVVGGIGIMNIMYVSVTERTKEIGLRMSIGARGKDILYQFLIEAILISITGGIIGVILGVLTSKLVTQFLSWPTYITESSIIISFIVCAITGVFFGYYPALKASKLDPIEALRYE is encoded by the coding sequence ATGAATGTCTCCAATCTTTTCCGAATTGCCTGGCGAGCACTTTTAAGAAACAAGCTTCGTGCATTCCTTACTATGCTTGGAATAATCATAGGAGTGGCCTCTGTTATCGCTATGACTGCCATAGGTGAAGGTTCAAAGAAAAGCATCAGTGATCAGCTTTCATCCATGGGCTCCAATATGATTACAATTCGCCCGTCCAGTAATATCAATGTTTCCGGAGGAGCCAGAATCGGTGCTTCAGGATTGCAGACTTTAAAGCCCCAGGATGCCGAGGCAATCTCAAAAGGTGCTCCTGATGTTTCTTATGTTTCCCCTGCCGTTCAAACCAACGGACAATCTATCAATGGACCCAACAACTGGCCTACTCAGCTTCAGGGTGTCAATGTAGATTATTTCAGTATCCGGGACTGGGCTGTTACGGACGGAAGCCTGTTTACTACAAAAGATGTCACTTCTTCCAATAAAGTATGTCTCCTCGGCCAGACTGTTATCACCAATTTATTTCCCAACGGAGAAGAGCCTGTTGGCAGCATCATCCGCTTCAACAAAGTACCCATGAAGGTAATTGGTGTTTTAGCTCCCAAGGGATCTAATGCTTTTGGACAAGATCAGGATGATGTTATTATCGCTCCTTTTAACACCGTTCAAAGAAGGTTTTTAGGTATTACCTATGTACAGACGATTTACGCTTCATCCACTAATGAAAATACTTCACAAAAAGCGACAGATGAAGTTTCCGAAATATTAAGAAAACAGCATAAACTCTCTGCTGACGGAAATAATGACGATTTTTCCGTTAGAACTCAGGCTGAACTGATCTCTACAATGAGTTCTACAAGCCAACTGCTTACGGTATTATTATCAGCTATTGCAGGAATTTCATTAGTAGTTGGAGGAATCGGCATCATGAATATCATGTACGTTTCAGTTACAGAGAGAACAAAGGAAATCGGCTTAAGAATGTCTATTGGGGCGAGAGGGAAAGATATTTTATATCAGTTTCTCATTGAAGCTATCCTTATCAGTATTACAGGAGGAATCATAGGTGTAATTTTAGGCGTACTGACTTCTAAGCTGGTTACTCAGTTTTTATCATGGCCTACTTACATTACCGAATCCTCAATCATTATTTCATTTATTGTCTGTGCTATAACAGGGGTGTTTTTCGGGTATTATCCTGCCCTTAAGGCTTCAAAACTTGATCCTATTGAAGCTTTGAGATACGAATAG
- the aspA gene encoding aspartate ammonia-lyase has translation MENFRQESDLLGELNVPADAYYGVQTQRAINNFKISGQLLSSYPDFIKGLAFVKKAAAKTNYELGLLDENLYFKITETCDEIIDGQLHDQFPVDMIQGGAGTSINMNANEVIANRVLEKLGKKKGEYEFCSPNDHINLSQSTNDAYPTAIKMGLLQMNIGLVERLKKIVAAFRAKGKEFQDVIKMGRTQLQDAVPMTLGQEFEAFAANLEEDISKLNNNADLFVEVNMGATAIGTGLNAPVGYATLCAKNLAQITGFPIVSAPDLVEATPDTGSYVIYSSAMKRLAVKLSKICNDLRLLSSGPRAGLFEINLPPMQPGSSIMPGKVNPVIPEVVNQVCFKIIGNDLTVTFAAEAGQLQLNVMEPVLSHAIMENINFLCNALDTLRDKCVVGITANKEMCLNMVKHSIGIVTALNPYIGYKQSTQIAKEALETGQSVYNLVLEKGILSQEKLDEILDPKNMLKPHNK, from the coding sequence ATGGAAAATTTCAGACAAGAAAGCGATTTGCTGGGAGAACTCAATGTGCCGGCAGATGCTTATTATGGAGTTCAGACTCAAAGAGCGATCAACAACTTCAAAATTTCGGGACAACTTCTTTCTTCTTATCCTGACTTTATCAAGGGATTGGCTTTTGTAAAAAAAGCAGCAGCAAAAACTAATTATGAATTAGGACTACTGGATGAAAATCTATATTTCAAAATTACAGAAACTTGTGATGAAATTATCGATGGTCAGCTTCATGATCAGTTCCCTGTCGATATGATACAGGGAGGAGCCGGAACTTCGATTAATATGAATGCGAATGAAGTTATCGCTAACAGGGTGCTGGAAAAATTAGGTAAAAAGAAAGGGGAGTATGAATTCTGCTCACCGAATGACCATATCAACCTTTCTCAATCGACGAATGATGCGTATCCTACAGCTATTAAGATGGGGCTGTTACAAATGAATATCGGATTGGTTGAAAGACTTAAGAAAATAGTGGCTGCTTTCCGTGCAAAAGGGAAGGAGTTTCAGGATGTCATCAAAATGGGACGAACTCAGCTTCAGGATGCGGTTCCTATGACTTTAGGGCAGGAGTTCGAAGCTTTTGCAGCTAATCTCGAAGAAGATATTTCTAAATTAAATAATAATGCTGACCTTTTTGTTGAGGTTAATATGGGAGCGACAGCAATCGGAACTGGTTTGAATGCTCCTGTAGGCTATGCTACACTTTGCGCTAAAAATCTTGCTCAGATTACCGGTTTTCCTATTGTTTCTGCACCTGATTTAGTAGAAGCAACTCCGGATACGGGTTCTTACGTTATTTATTCTTCAGCAATGAAGCGTCTTGCAGTAAAGTTGTCGAAAATTTGTAATGATTTAAGGTTGCTTTCTTCCGGTCCAAGAGCCGGTCTTTTTGAAATCAATCTTCCACCTATGCAGCCGGGATCATCTATTATGCCGGGAAAAGTGAATCCTGTAATTCCGGAAGTGGTTAATCAGGTTTGCTTTAAAATCATAGGAAATGACCTTACTGTAACTTTTGCTGCAGAGGCAGGTCAATTGCAGCTTAATGTAATGGAGCCTGTTCTTTCCCATGCGATTATGGAAAATATCAATTTCCTTTGTAATGCATTAGATACGCTTCGTGATAAATGTGTTGTGGGAATTACTGCGAATAAAGAGATGTGCTTAAATATGGTGAAGCACAGTATTGGTATTGTCACTGCTCTTAATCCTTATATCGGATACAAACAATCAACTCAGATTGCCAAAGAGGCTTTAGAAACAGGACAGAGTGTTTATAATTTAGTACTTGAAAAAGGCATCCTTTCTCAGGAAAAATTAGACGAAATTCTGGATCCTAAAAATATGCTGAAACCGCATAATAAATAA